A genomic segment from Klebsiella africana encodes:
- a CDS encoding YgiQ family radical SAM protein, which translates to MRKSSFISTIIPAYNPRPFGYFFIIFPGSNMSAISLIQPDRDLFSWPQYWAACFGPAPFLPMSREEMDQLGWDSCDIILVTGDAYVDHPSFGMAICGRMLEAQGFRVGIISQPDWNSKDDFMRLGKPNLFFGVTAGNMDSMINRYTADRKLRHDDAYTAGNVAGKRPDRATLVYTQRCKEAWKDVPVILGGIEASLRRTAHYDYWSDTVRRSVLVDAKADMLMFGNGERPLVEVAHRLAMGETIDQIRDVRNTAIMVKEALPGWSGVDSTRLDTPGKIDPIPHPYGEDLPCADNKPVAPKKQEAKSITVQPPRPKPWEKTYVLLPSFEKVKGDKVLYAHASRILHHETNPGCARALMQKHGERYIWINPPAIPLSTEEMDSVFALPYKRVPHPSYGDARIPAYEMIRFSINIMRGCFGGCSFCSITEHEGRIIQSRSEDSIINEIEAIRDTVPGFTGVISDLGGPTANMYMLRCKSPRAEQTCRRLSCVYPDICPHMDTNHEPTINLYRRARELKGIKKILIASGVRYDIAVEDPRYIKELATHHVGGYLKIAPEHTEEGPLSKMMKPGMGSYDRFKELFDTYSKQAGKEQYLIPYFISAHPGTRDEDMVNLALWLKKHRFRLDQVQNFYPSPLANSTTMYYTGKNPLGKIGYKSEEVVVPKGDKQRRLHKALLRYHDPANWPLIRQALEAMGKKHLIGSRRDCLVPAPTLDEMREARRQNRHTRPALTKHTPIVHQRSNGGATAKKPVKRGKVAGR; encoded by the coding sequence TTGAGAAAATCCTCCTTCATTTCCACTATCATTCCGGCTTATAATCCACGCCCTTTTGGTTATTTTTTTATCATTTTCCCCGGAAGCAATATGAGCGCAATATCCCTGATCCAACCGGATCGTGACCTTTTTTCCTGGCCGCAATACTGGGCTGCCTGTTTTGGCCCTGCGCCCTTTTTACCGATGTCGCGTGAAGAGATGGATCAACTTGGCTGGGATAGCTGCGACATTATTCTGGTCACCGGCGACGCCTACGTCGACCACCCGAGCTTCGGGATGGCTATCTGCGGCCGCATGCTGGAAGCGCAGGGTTTCCGGGTAGGGATCATCTCCCAGCCGGACTGGAACAGCAAAGACGACTTTATGCGTCTGGGCAAACCGAACCTGTTCTTCGGCGTGACCGCCGGCAACATGGACTCCATGATCAACCGTTACACCGCCGACCGTAAGCTGCGTCATGACGATGCCTATACGGCGGGTAACGTGGCGGGCAAACGTCCGGACCGCGCCACCCTCGTCTACACCCAGCGCTGTAAAGAGGCGTGGAAAGATGTGCCGGTGATCCTCGGCGGCATCGAAGCCAGCCTGCGCCGTACCGCCCACTATGATTACTGGTCCGACACTGTGCGCCGCTCGGTGCTGGTGGACGCTAAAGCCGATATGCTGATGTTCGGCAACGGCGAGCGCCCGCTGGTGGAAGTGGCCCATCGCCTGGCGATGGGTGAAACCATCGATCAGATCCGCGATGTGCGCAATACCGCCATCATGGTAAAAGAGGCGCTACCGGGCTGGAGCGGCGTGGATTCCACCCGTCTGGATACGCCCGGTAAAATTGACCCCATCCCCCATCCGTATGGTGAGGATCTGCCGTGCGCCGATAACAAACCGGTCGCGCCGAAAAAACAGGAAGCGAAAAGCATTACCGTGCAGCCGCCGCGGCCCAAACCATGGGAAAAAACCTATGTGCTGCTGCCCTCCTTCGAGAAGGTGAAAGGCGATAAAGTCCTGTACGCTCACGCCTCGCGTATTTTGCACCACGAAACCAACCCTGGCTGCGCCCGGGCGCTGATGCAAAAGCATGGCGAGCGCTATATCTGGATCAACCCGCCGGCAATCCCGCTCTCCACCGAAGAGATGGACAGCGTCTTCGCGCTGCCATACAAGCGTGTGCCGCATCCTTCCTACGGCGATGCGCGTATCCCGGCGTATGAGATGATTCGCTTCTCAATCAATATTATGCGCGGCTGCTTCGGCGGCTGTTCGTTCTGCTCGATCACCGAGCACGAGGGACGCATTATCCAGAGCCGTTCTGAGGATTCGATCATTAATGAGATCGAGGCCATTCGCGACACCGTGCCCGGCTTTACCGGCGTGATCTCCGATCTCGGCGGGCCAACGGCCAACATGTATATGCTGCGCTGTAAATCGCCACGCGCTGAGCAGACCTGCCGCCGTCTCTCCTGCGTCTATCCGGATATTTGCCCGCACATGGATACCAACCATGAGCCGACGATCAATCTTTATCGCCGTGCCCGTGAGCTGAAGGGCATCAAGAAGATCCTCATTGCCTCCGGGGTACGCTATGACATCGCGGTCGAAGATCCGCGCTATATCAAAGAGCTGGCGACTCACCACGTCGGCGGCTATCTGAAGATCGCCCCGGAGCATACCGAAGAGGGGCCGCTGTCGAAGATGATGAAGCCGGGGATGGGCAGCTACGACCGCTTTAAAGAGCTGTTCGACACCTATTCAAAGCAGGCGGGTAAAGAGCAGTATCTGATCCCGTACTTTATCTCCGCCCACCCGGGGACCCGTGATGAAGATATGGTGAACCTGGCGCTGTGGCTGAAGAAGCACCGCTTCCGTCTCGATCAGGTGCAGAACTTCTATCCGTCGCCGCTGGCGAACTCGACCACCATGTATTACACCGGCAAGAACCCGCTGGGTAAAATTGGTTATAAGAGCGAAGAGGTGGTAGTGCCGAAGGGCGATAAACAGCGCCGTCTGCATAAAGCGCTGCTGCGCTACCACGATCCGGCAAACTGGCCGCTGATCCGTCAGGCGCTGGAGGCGATGGGCAAGAAGCACCTG
- the ftsP gene encoding cell division protein FtsP yields the protein MSLSRRQFIKASGVALCAGAAPLKAHAAGQQPALPVPPLLESRRGQPLFLTLQRSHWSFTPGTRTPVWGINGRYMGPTIRVWNGDDVKLIYSNRLTENVAMTIRGLQVPGPLIGGAARMMSPNADWAPVLPIRQSAATLWYQANTPNRMAKQVYNGLAGMWLVEDEVSKNLPIPNHYGVDDFPVIIQDKRLDNFGTPEYSEPGSGGFVGDTLLVNGVQSPYVEVSRGWVRLRLLNASNSRRYQLQMSDGRLLHVISGDQGFLPAPVSLKQLSLAPGERREILVDMTNGDEVSITCGEAASIVDRIRGFFEPSSILVSTLVLTLRPTGLLPLVTDSLPVRLLPTELLSGTPIRSRDITLGDDPGINGQLWDPQRIDITAQQGTWERWTVRADRPQSFHIEGVMFQIRNVNGSSPFPEDRGWKDTVWVDGQVELLVYYAQPSWPHFPFQYLSQTLELADRGSIGQMLVNPAP from the coding sequence ATGTCACTCAGTCGGCGTCAGTTTATTAAGGCTTCCGGCGTAGCGCTGTGCGCTGGCGCCGCGCCGCTGAAGGCCCATGCCGCCGGCCAGCAGCCTGCGCTGCCGGTTCCGCCGCTGCTGGAATCCCGTCGCGGCCAGCCGCTATTCCTGACGCTGCAGCGTTCGCACTGGTCATTTACCCCTGGCACCCGCACCCCTGTCTGGGGGATCAATGGCCGCTATATGGGGCCAACGATCCGCGTCTGGAACGGGGACGACGTCAAGCTTATCTACAGCAACCGGCTGACGGAGAACGTGGCGATGACCATCCGCGGTCTGCAGGTGCCTGGCCCGCTGATTGGCGGCGCGGCGCGCATGATGTCGCCGAACGCCGACTGGGCGCCAGTGCTGCCTATCCGCCAGAGCGCGGCGACGCTGTGGTATCAGGCCAACACGCCGAACCGAATGGCGAAACAGGTTTACAACGGTCTGGCGGGTATGTGGCTGGTGGAAGACGAGGTCAGCAAGAATCTACCGATCCCCAATCATTACGGCGTTGATGACTTTCCGGTGATTATTCAGGACAAACGCCTGGATAACTTCGGCACGCCGGAGTATAGCGAACCTGGAAGTGGCGGCTTTGTTGGCGACACACTGTTGGTTAACGGTGTGCAGAGCCCGTATGTCGAAGTGTCGCGCGGCTGGGTGCGTCTGCGACTGCTGAACGCCTCCAATTCCCGGCGCTATCAGCTGCAGATGAGTGATGGCCGGCTGCTGCATGTCATTTCCGGCGACCAGGGGTTCCTGCCGGCGCCGGTTTCGCTCAAGCAGCTGTCGCTGGCCCCAGGGGAACGGCGTGAAATTCTGGTCGATATGACCAACGGTGATGAAGTGTCCATTACCTGTGGCGAAGCGGCGAGCATTGTCGACCGTATCCGCGGCTTTTTTGAACCGTCCAGCATTCTGGTTTCCACGCTGGTGCTGACGCTACGCCCGACCGGACTGCTGCCGCTGGTGACCGACAGTCTGCCGGTGCGTCTGCTACCGACCGAGTTGCTCTCCGGCACGCCAATCCGCAGCCGGGATATCACTCTCGGTGACGATCCGGGCATCAACGGCCAGCTATGGGATCCGCAGCGTATCGATATCACGGCGCAGCAGGGGACCTGGGAGCGCTGGACGGTGCGTGCCGACCGCCCGCAGTCGTTCCATATTGAAGGGGTGATGTTCCAGATCCGAAACGTCAACGGCTCGTCTCCTTTCCCGGAAGATCGCGGCTGGAAGGACACCGTGTGGGTCGATGGGCAGGTTGAGCTGCTGGTCTACTACGCCCAACCGTCGTGGCCGCACTTCCCGTTCCAGTATCTGAGCCAGACGCTGGAGCTTGCCGATCGCGGTTCGATTGGCCAGATGCTGGTGAATCCCGCGCCGTAA